In the Telopea speciosissima isolate NSW1024214 ecotype Mountain lineage chromosome 6, Tspe_v1, whole genome shotgun sequence genome, GAAGCATTCTTGGGTGCAAGATTCATTATGATTTGAAGATGGCTGAAAGCTCTGAAAGAACTCTACTTTTCATGTAAACAATGGATACTGTTACAATCAAAACCCAACCCTGCAGATCACAGGTTGAAGAACTGTTATTTCTCAGCCGTATATGCACATTTTTTCTCTATTAAACAATATAGACAAGAGCTTAGTCGgttaaattcaatcaaatactgcCCCTCATCAATAAGATTTATGATCAATGCGGGCATCATATCTTTTCCTTCCAATGTAACAGGcaacaaataaaaaagcaaattCTGAAAGACTAATGGGAATAACAGAATATGAATAGTCAATTGAAACAAAATTATTTTGTACATCCTATAACAGGAAAATATAAATACTATAATTTGCCTTGAGGTGTAAATCTGCAGCATATAAACAGACTGACCAGGGAGATGGAAAACATGCAGGATCTGAACCCACAATTTGACAGGTCTTCATAGGAGATCTTCAAGGTAAATTGATCAATCAGTCAAATTTTTTGGTAATACTTGTAGTGGTCAACAAATAAAATGGAGGAAGCGAGTAAGTGGGTTATATTGATTGCATGGTCATGACAATCCATCTAAGTTCAaaacctgcaagatcatctaagtaGGAATGATGCTTCCAGAATCCCTCCCTGCATGAGCACTGGCATCTTCATATTTTGTTAATTAAATTATCATCTTCAAACCTGAGACTGCATATTTATATTTATCCAAAACCAGTCCACAGTTATCTCACAATCAGAATTGAATAAAAAGCATACCTGTTCCTTGGCTTACTCATAATTAACTTCATAGTCATATTCAATGGAACTCTGTTCAAACCTCCTATACTCTGAAACTTCACTTCATCTCTTACCTAGTGTACTCATGATACCCGAAACAGTGAATAGCTGATTTATAGGATCACCAACCCAAAAAACTGAGTGAATTTTAGAGTACCACAGTAAAAGAGACTAAACAGTATATACACAAACATAAgtcttcattcttcaattctCCAACTAGTTTTTGTATAACAAAATGACAGAGATTCGTGCCAATTAAGGCCTGTTGCAAGATCCAAAGCAGAAAGCACAATGGGATGTAAGCCAAAATACAGATAATGAAAGACAAAGCACAATGGGATGTAAGCCAAAATACAGATAATGAAAGACAAAGCACAATGGGATGCAAGACAAAAAAAGATACTGAAAGATAAAGCCCAAAGGGCAGGATAGCAGCCAAGCCAAAATAAGGCAAAAAGTTAAGAACCCAACTAGGAGTACATGTAAATAGtctcaccaccatcatcaagAAACCAGATTTAGAGAGAAATCCAATAACAGTAAATAAAGATCCTACTGATGAATACATGAGAATCCATCAAGACTttaaccatcatctcctgggaacaaacccaggtgctcatcctttttgagctaaagactaaCCTATCTACATTAATCGTGTTAGTTAAGGtctataataaaaataatgaacCACAAAACATGAAATGATATAAAGAACAAATAGAGTAAAAAACAATTCAATTTCCATAATTACACCATGACAAACAACACCACAGTTCAATATTAAAATCTACCTATTGATTGACAGAAATTATCTCTTATAATAATAGACTTCAAATTCCAAATTTCAATGACTACAACCCCTCACTAGATCTAGAGAGATAGATATATGACCCTAACTCAGATCAACATTTGAAGATTTGCTTTCAGTTTGAGACTAGATTTGGAGTAGTAAATAAGTCCACCGTTGTAGTAGCAGGTGCAAAAGGAAAGGCAAGTTGGGAGGCAAATAGATCAACATTCACCTGCTCATGAAGCAATTAAACATAATAAGGAATTTGCATCAATCATACCTTATCTAAGCACATACTTAAGTTATTAAAGCAATATTTGAGTTGTAGAGGCTTGGGAGGAACATATAGTATGCATAGACTCCTCAGTTGACTCACCTTGATTTGGAGTTGGAGCATGATTGACAAGATTGTTTAATTGTTTACACAAATTACTAGCAACATTGTTCACCAATGCATATCCCTCTACTGAATCGGATGCTTGTGATGCAATCTTTACTAGTTTACGACACAGAATTCTATAACGCTGTGTAGAATCCAAATTAACATCTTCCTCAACTTGTATTCCCTTGCTATCTTCCACTGCCATGCTTCTTGCTGCACGTGTCCATCTACTCAAAACATATGTTTTAGGAATAAGCTTGATATCTAACACgtccaaaattttcaaagcaTGACGACATAAGATGCCAAATGTCTCAAATTTCCTACAGCTACATTCAACTATAGACTCGGATGGATCACACTCAACTTCATATTCCACCTCTAAATCAAGAATACCAACACCATACTTACGCAAGCTATTACTTTCATTCCTCCATTTTATGTAGCAAGAACCAACCCATGTATACTCCTCGTGAAATAGGTCAAAGATTAAAGGAGTATAGACTTTTCCTGCCTTTATCATAATGGGTGTATGGGGAAACGAGTTTCTTGGAAGGTTATTTCTTGCCTCAAACTCAGCCTTCAATTCATTAGCACGCTTCTCATTGACAACCCTTTCAAAGTGCTTAAAAAACTGTACAATGTCTAAAGTAGACTTTGTATACTCCTTTAAGTCAGCATTTATACTTTTACTCAGTTGTGTACTCTGCATACCTCCTGTAAATGTATTCTTCATATAACATCTGGCCCACTTCTGCTTAAGTCCATAAATATGATCTAACCATGAACCATTTGCAACCTGATACTTAGTCCTTAACTGCTTCCATGCAGTCTCAAATTGTACTTCCTCCTCATAATGATACATACACTTtttcagatctgatagaaagCTTGATCCGTCCTTCATTATGTTACCTAGATACTTAATCCCATTTTGCATTAAATGCCAAGTGCACAAACCATGCCATGTTccaggaaacacctccgaaatTGCATTTGCCATTGCGGCATCTTGATTTGTAAAAAATGTTATAGGCTTCTTTTGACCATGACTTTCCAAGAAAACCTCAAACAACCATTTGAATGATTCAACCGTCTCATCATATAAAAGTGCAGCCCCAAATATGACGACTCCTCTGTGATGgttaaatccaaaaaaaataccaagcgGCCTATTCTCCTCATTTGTACAAAATGTAGTATCAAAGGTAACAACATCACCAAATAGTTCATAATCTATTAACATTCTCGCATCggcccaaaaaatatttgttaTCTGCTCCTCTGTATCCAACTGCAACCCATAGGTAAAAGAGGGATCAAGCCTGGTTTGTTTTCCAAAATACTGTAACAAACTCCCCGCTTCACCATACCATAAGTCACGCTGACGTTTACTTCGGAGATAATTATAATGATCTACTGGTGTATAACCAAGGTTCTGTCTCACACCCACCCGTTTACCCATGGCCTTAGGTCTAATTCCAGAATCATTGGCCAAGTCAATTTCAAAGGCCTGTATTACTCTCCGTTGTGACCGCAACATGTGAGTGGTAGATGGTAGATGAAGCTCATGATTATGATTTTCAACAAAATCATAGCATTGGTATTTCTTATTTTCCAAAATCTTAATTCCCATTCGAGCAGGACAATCAGATCTCGTTTCTGCTCGAGGATTAGATATACCAATAGTACGCTTGTCTTTTTGCCGCTTACCTTGTTTATTACATACAAATCTTCTCGAAGTTATCGTTGCCTTATCTTTTTTGCTCTTATTTGCATATTCTTTCCTGACACTAAAACCCAGTCTTCCTCCGTAACTATTATAGAAATCAAATGCCTCATACTCAGAATTAAATAGCATACCAATCTTAGGCTTACTGTCATCATCTAGGCCTATGTCTTTATCCGCTGTAGCTATTGGATTATCCATAACCCACCTGAAGaatagcaaaaaataaattcattaatttaaaaaaaaataaaaaaatatggtcCAACTATAAAGTATAGAAAAACAGCATGTGATTCCTCAAAATTAAGTCTGAACTCAAAGCTGTTTCATGCTTTCAGCACAAAGCATTACAATTCAAAGACAAATATTCAATTATCAGCTACCATAACAACAAATATTATGCTAATATTTTTTGTTAGGATTTATAAACTTACTGATCAAATTTAGCAATGAACAACACAAAACATGCCCCAATCAACAAATGCTTCCAAACCAACCTAACTGCAATACACTTAAAATATATAACATTCTATCCAAGGAATTAAATAGAAATATTTTAGAATAAACCTTACTAATGGATATGAAATGTTGAACACTGTAAACAAAATTTGTAGGATCATAAAAATCTTGAAACTTAATCATGACAGCAAAGGAACAAATGCATAGGCAAGTCTaacacaagaataaaatagtaTTAAAAACTCAGAACGCAAATGTACCACCTTAACACAAGCGTGCGTCAAAGAGCCGCAGAGGTAGCAGCAGGGTGAGTTTCAGTCGGCGTAGAGAGACTCGGGTAAGCAGCAGGGTGCGACGTTCGAGGAAGAGAAGCTCGGGTGAGCAGCAGGGGAAGAACCCTAGAGGGAGCAGCAGGGTGAGGCGTTCGAGGAAGAGAGGCTCCGGTGAGCAGCAGGGAAGAGCCGTAGAGGGAGCAGCAGGGAGTCGCTCGTTGCCGTCTCCGAGGGCTTCTCCGGCCGCGAGTGAGAGACGAGAGGAGATGAGAGGATCGgcggagagagaaagggagcagtgagagaggagagagaatcgGGAAAGGTTAGGGTTGTGTGAGCAAcattttggattaaaaaaatgaCCATTGGGTTTTACCCTGCCACGTGTCgaattttttaagtattttgaAATTAGAGATAGAACTACAAATTTTCAGTGCTTGAGAAACTATCGTCCCCTTTTCCCTCGCCGTCTCAGCCATGGATCTTTATCACTCCAGTCCCCTACCCGGCCTAGTCCCCAATTCTCCTAACAAGGGGGCCATAATGACCACTCTATTCCTGCTCAAACACTTCGTCCGAATGGGGTCCATTCCCCTTATTAGTTTGACTGGAAAACTGGGTTCGGCAGGAGTTGTCCATTAGATAGATTTAAGATCCTCTTGATAGATTACATATCACATTTGATGGTTTCTCTCAATTGTATGACTTATCATGTATGAGGTTTTCCCTTTAATTTGTGAATATTTCAATTCATTTCATGTTGAGCTCACATACTAGATTTTTTGAgatttattttagatttttatgaCAATACATGGAAATTTCATAGTTGCCCAAAATTGTGACCGTTGTTGATAAATGATGATATGCAGAATTTGTGCATCAAATTTGGGGGCCATCTAAACTGCCACGCACCAATAATAAAGTTCATGATGGAAAGGGCTCAGGGTATAGGCATGCTGGAACCAGCTCACATATTTGAATCCAGAACTTGTTCATCAATACATGACAGATTATTGATAAAATACAGAGATGAATTATTTCTTCTAAGTCTTAAAGAGAGAGTATCATCAACCTTTGCTTTCAGATGCTATGTAAAATCATAGTAAATGGTTTAATTCCAAATTGTTTTAagaaccatttttttttgttttgtggcTGTACCTaaaccaccttttttttttttttttttttttctcttttctgatGGAATTTCTGGGAATAA is a window encoding:
- the LOC122666086 gene encoding protein FAR1-RELATED SEQUENCE 5-like, with the protein product MAVLWVMDNPIATADKDIGLDDDSKPKIGMLFNSEYEAFDFYNSYGGRLGFSVRKEYANKSKKDKATITSRRFVCNKQGKRQKDKRTIGISNPRAETRSDCPARMGIKILENKKYQCYDFVENHNHELHLPSTTHMLRSQRRVIQAFEIDLANDSGIRPKAMGKRVGVRQNLGYTPVDHYNYLRSKRQRDLWYGEAGSLLQYFGKQTRLDPSFTYGLQLDTEEQITNIFWADARMLIDYELFGDVVTFDTTFCTNEENRPLGIFFGFNHHRGVVIFGAALLYDETVESFKWLFEVFLESHGQKKPITFFTNQDAAMANAISEVFPGTWHGLCTWHLMQNGIKYLGNIMKDGSSFLSDLKKCMYHYEEEVQFETAWKQLRTKYQVANGSWLDHIYGLKQKWARCYMKNTFTGGMQSTQLSKSINADLKEYTKSTLDIVQFFKHFERVVNEKRANELKAEFEARNNLPRNSFPHTPIMIKAGKVYTPLIFDLFHEEYTWVGSCYIKWRNESNSLRKYGVGILDLEVEYEVECDPSESIVECSCRKFETFGILCRHALKILDVLDIKLIPKTYVLSRWTRAARSMAVEDSKGIQVEEDVNLDSTQRYRILCRKLVKIASQASDSVEGYALVNNVASNLCKQLNNLVNHAPTPNQGLMTFFNILKYGSFSISMNAEPILVCMKTNFNAGYVTMDDFSRDKDVSG